DNA from Apostichopus japonicus isolate 1M-3 chromosome 15, ASM3797524v1, whole genome shotgun sequence:
CCAAGCCGCACTGAAAGTACGAAGGTTATCCGATACCGATGCTGCAGACTTTATATTGGCCCACCTGGAGGGAGCAGCCAGGCAGGAAATGCGGCATCAACCATCAGAAGTGACCTTGGACCCAGACCTGATCCTTCAGAAGTTGTCGGACACATTTGGGGACCGCCGTACCCTTGGCTCCCTAATGAGAGAAATGTGCAACAAAGTCCAACGAGAGGAGGAGACGATTGCAGAGTTTGCATTTAAACTCATGTCTCTAGCAGACCAATTAAAGAAAGTACCTGGTGCCCCTGATGCGGAACAAGCCATCAAGGAGCAGTTTCGAGATGGGCTGCTTGACGGAGTGTTGCGGCGTGAAATTAAGAAGGCCTTGATACAAGATCCTGACGTGTCTTTTATTAAGTTGAGAGACTGGGCCCTTGATATGGCAGAAGAGGATCGTGACCTCCCCAGAAGACGTGTACGAAAGCCTGTGAGTGCCGTCGAGGCAGACACCACTCAAATCACGAAAGCCCTGGTCGATTTGACAACTGCTGTAAAAAGCCAGGCTGAGGTGATGGAAGCCCTG
Protein-coding regions in this window:
- the LOC139980986 gene encoding uncharacterized protein, which translates into the protein MPRSAMKDLQRQLDALAESLEHEKAKREEKLAEREAPNTVYVLEKERKIRAFSGTEGPSVSSFREDIQAALKVRRLSDTDAADFILAHLEGAARQEMRHQPSEVTLDPDLILQKLSDTFGDRRTLGSLMREMCNKVQREEETIAEFAFKLMSLADQLKKVPGAPDAEQAIKEQFRDGLLDGVLRREIKKALIQDPDVSFIKLRDWALDMAEEDRDLPRRRVRKPVSAVEADTTQITKALVDLTTAVKSQAEVMEALQIQQSGILSRLDKLEAQNTRPARIPKKDLRCHRCQKIGHLARECRSPAPLSPAVTQHQEN